GCATAGCCCCGCCAGCTGACCGGCCCCATGCGTTCGGGATCGACCCACGGCATGAACGGCGCCAGCAACAGGCCGAACGCAATCACAACGTAGACCAGCAGGCCGGCGGCCAGGGCGGCGGCGATGCGCCCGGCCAGGTAGTCGCGGCGTTTCACCGGGCTGGCGAAGATCAGCTCGGCGGTGCCCAGTTCGAAGTCACGCAGCAGCGCGTTGCTGACGAACAGAGCGGTGACCAGCATGCCGAGCAGGGTGAAGATACCCAGCATCTGCGCGATCACGGTGGGCGCGTTGCTGTGCACGTTGCCGCTGCCGCCACCGATCTGCACGGCGTCGCTGGAGGCCGCGGCGAAGGCGAGCAGGGCGAACAGCCCGGCCAGCAGCCACAGCAGCGGGGAACGCAGCTGCTCGCGCAGCTCGAAGCGGAAGAAGTCGAGGGTCATGGCGTGCTCCGCTCAGGCTGCCGCGCGGGCACGGGCCTGCAGGCGCAGGCGCTGGAAGTACACGTCCTCAAGGTCGGGTGCCACGGCCACGAAGCCGTCGCCGGGGTCGTTGGCGCTGTGCACGTGGATCACCGGGCGGCCACCGACCAGGCGGGTGGACAGCACCACGTAGCGCGCTTCATGGTCGGCCAGCTCCGAAGGATCGACCTGCTTGCGCCAGACCTGGTGCTGCAGGGCGTCGATGGCCTCGGCAGGACGGCCGGTGAGCAGCACCTGGCCCTTGTTCATGATCGCCATCGTCGGGCACAGGTCGGTCACGTCCTCGACGATGTGGGTGGACAGGATCACAGCCACGTTTTCGCCGATCGCCGCCAGCAGGTTGAGGAAGCGGTTGCGTTCCTCCGGGTCGAGGCCGGCGGTGGGTTCATCGACGATCACCAGCCGCGGGTCACCCAGCAGCGCCTGGGCGATGCCGAAGCGCTGGCGCATGCCGCCGGAGTAGGTACCGAGCTTGCGCTTGCGCGCGTCCCACAGGTTTACCTGCTGCAGCAGCTCATCGACCACCTCGCGGCGCTGGGCGCGCTGGGTCAGGCCCTTGAGCACCGCGAAATGCTCCAGCAGGTCCAGCGCGCTGACCTTCGGGTAGACGCCGAAGTCCTGCGGCAGGTAGCCCAGCCGGCGGCGCACCGCGTCCTTGTCGCGCAGCACGTCGATCGACGCCTCACCCGGAATGCTGAGCGTCGCCGTGCCACTGTCGGCCTCCTGCAGGGTCGACAGCGTGCGCATCAGCGAGGACTTGCCGGCGCCGTTCGGGCCGAGCAGGCCGAACATGCCGCGCGGGATATCCAGGGTGACGTTGTTGAGGGCATGCACGCCGTTGGCGTACGTCTTGGACAGCGAATCGATCTTCAGCATGCGACGTACACCTTTCCGTGTGTGATCGGGCTGTTTATCACTCGCAACTGGGCTGGCGTCATGCGCCGTTGGTCATGGGGCCGTGCGGGTAGCAGGTGGTGGCCCCCACCGTTGAAGGGTGCGGCAGGGGGGGGGGGCAGGCTGTGAAGTCTTCCTGAATGCGTTGGGAAAGGTCGGCCGGATCACACAGGACGTCGACAGGGGCACCGATAGTCTTTGCGCCTCTCAGGGCCATTGCCATGCAGGCGTACATGCGGACTGTTACCGGAGTAGAGGGACTGGACAGCATTCTTGGTGGCGGACTTCCGCAGGCACGGCTGTATCTGCTGGAAGGGCCACCAGGCTCCGGCAAGACCACGTTGTCGCTTCAGTTCCTGCTGGAAGGCCTGCGGCGGGGCGAATGTTGCCTGTACATCACGTTGTCCGAGACCGCCGAGGAAC
This portion of the Stenotrophomonas sp. WZN-1 genome encodes:
- a CDS encoding ABC transporter ATP-binding protein; the encoded protein is MLKIDSLSKTYANGVHALNNVTLDIPRGMFGLLGPNGAGKSSLMRTLSTLQEADSGTATLSIPGEASIDVLRDKDAVRRRLGYLPQDFGVYPKVSALDLLEHFAVLKGLTQRAQRREVVDELLQQVNLWDARKRKLGTYSGGMRQRFGIAQALLGDPRLVIVDEPTAGLDPEERNRFLNLLAAIGENVAVILSTHIVEDVTDLCPTMAIMNKGQVLLTGRPAEAIDALQHQVWRKQVDPSELADHEARYVVLSTRLVGGRPVIHVHSANDPGDGFVAVAPDLEDVYFQRLRLQARARAAA